A stretch of the Ferviditalea candida genome encodes the following:
- the ilvN gene encoding acetolactate synthase small subunit codes for MSANKHTISVLVNNQPGVLQRVSGLFGRRGFNIDSITVGASEEPGLSRMIIVTTGDENTLEQISKQLYKLIDVIKVNDLSSNPMVARELALIQINAEPKVRPEILGVVETFRASVVDIGPTTMIVQVVGDSDKIEAMVELLKPYGIRELSRTGVTAMIRGIVK; via the coding sequence ATGAGTGCAAACAAACACACGATATCCGTGCTTGTCAACAATCAACCCGGGGTTCTTCAGAGGGTGTCCGGCCTGTTCGGCCGCCGCGGCTTCAATATCGACAGCATCACGGTGGGCGCCTCTGAGGAACCGGGCTTGTCCCGGATGATTATTGTCACCACCGGCGATGAAAATACACTGGAGCAAATTTCCAAGCAGCTGTACAAGCTGATTGACGTCATCAAGGTGAACGATCTCAGCTCCAATCCGATGGTCGCCCGCGAGCTCGCGCTGATTCAAATCAACGCCGAGCCCAAAGTCCGTCCGGAAATTTTGGGAGTCGTAGAAACGTTCCGCGCCTCCGTGGTTGATATCGGCCCGACGACGATGATCGTGCAGGTGGTCGGCGACTCCGACAAAATCGAAGCCATGGTTGAACTGCTGAAGCCTTACGGCATTCGCGAGCTCTCCAGAACCGGAGTAACGGCGATGATCC